Proteins encoded by one window of Dietzia sp. B32:
- a CDS encoding flavin reductase family protein has protein sequence MTAPPVRRLFSRRLTRTLLTPHPVEHYVRSLGVDWSDDPTGATVVAVDRPVRDVTVLTLRLPAGVDRPAPGAALEIGVVVDGVVHRRHYSPVDPASRRDGLATIAVRRHPDGVVSNHLWDRAEPGMRLLLGNPVGEMALTEARPADVLLVSGGSGITPMLAIASTLAADGHCTGTGTGTGTAPGRVAWLHYVRRVQDAPFRDQLRDLARAGVSVRVIPTAEGTTPDGLAGHLTPDHLEAAAPWHRDAAVFLCGPEPLARGLEEALGAERFSGVLRERFTSATGPVPDGDGGTVTHLRSGVTARNEGTTLLEGAEAAGLSPQHGCRMGICHTCTAVRVSGATRDLRTGEIDSTPDCHVQICINAPVGDVEIEL, from the coding sequence ATGACCGCTCCGCCCGTTCGCCGACTCTTCTCCCGCCGGCTCACCCGCACCCTGCTGACGCCCCACCCGGTCGAGCACTACGTCCGCTCCCTGGGCGTGGACTGGTCCGACGACCCCACCGGGGCGACCGTCGTGGCCGTCGACCGGCCGGTCCGCGACGTCACGGTCCTCACCCTGCGGCTACCCGCCGGGGTCGACCGGCCCGCACCCGGCGCCGCGCTCGAGATCGGGGTCGTGGTGGACGGCGTCGTCCACCGCCGCCACTACTCCCCCGTCGATCCCGCGTCCCGCCGTGACGGGCTGGCGACCATCGCCGTCCGCCGCCACCCCGACGGCGTGGTCTCGAACCACCTCTGGGACCGGGCCGAGCCCGGGATGCGGCTCCTGCTCGGCAACCCGGTGGGTGAGATGGCGCTGACCGAGGCCCGCCCGGCCGACGTGCTGCTCGTCAGTGGCGGCAGCGGCATCACCCCGATGCTGGCGATCGCCTCGACTCTCGCGGCAGACGGCCACTGCACCGGCACCGGCACCGGCACCGGCACCGCGCCCGGCCGCGTCGCGTGGCTCCACTACGTCCGTCGCGTGCAGGACGCCCCGTTCCGTGACCAGCTCCGCGACCTGGCCCGGGCCGGCGTGTCGGTCCGCGTGATCCCCACGGCCGAGGGGACGACCCCGGATGGTCTGGCCGGCCATCTCACCCCGGACCATCTCGAGGCGGCGGCACCCTGGCACCGGGACGCCGCGGTCTTCCTGTGCGGCCCCGAGCCCCTGGCCCGTGGCCTCGAGGAGGCCCTCGGTGCCGAGCGGTTCTCCGGCGTCCTGCGCGAGCGCTTCACCTCCGCGACCGGGCCGGTGCCCGACGGCGACGGCGGCACCGTGACCCACCTGCGCAGCGGCGTCACCGCCCGGAACGAGGGCACCACCTTGCTCGAGGGTGCCGAGGCCGCCGGCCTGAGCCCCCAGCACGGCTGCCGGATGGGCATCTGCCACACCTGCACGGCCGTGCGCGTCTCCGGCGCCACCAGGGACCTGCGCACCGGCGAGATTGACTCCACGCCCGACTGCCACGTCCAGATCTGCATCAACGCGCCCGTAGGCGACGTCGAGATCGAGCTCTAG
- a CDS encoding acyl-CoA desaturase, whose amino-acid sequence MTLLQLPSLRPKKKSSTAKAAKAAKGTGPDPIVLSAESVEIIGRELDAIRDRVVADLGTADRDYILRVVRTQRRLELAGRGLMFLGFLPPAWLAGVAALSASKILDNMEIGHNVMHGQYDWMRDDMLHSSSFEWDNVCPSDQWRHSHNYMHHTYTNILDLDRDIGYGLLRMEYEQKWNPLRLGNPLYAFALMMLFEWGVMMHDLEYDNVLKGKRKWSDVKGLLTGWWNKVRGQVAKDYIVHPALTGPLFPLTFAGNLTANLVRNVWAFSVIFCGHFPSGAQVFTQEETAEETRGEWYVRQMLGSANISGSPFMHLATGNLSHQIEHHLFPDLPAHRYPEIADEVRAICEEHGLPYTTGPLWKQVANVWSKMFRLALPLPPKAEDAPAVIIERRKTPVAA is encoded by the coding sequence ATGACACTCCTGCAACTTCCCAGCCTCCGCCCGAAGAAGAAGTCGTCCACCGCGAAGGCCGCGAAGGCCGCGAAGGGCACCGGCCCGGACCCGATCGTGTTGTCGGCCGAATCCGTCGAGATCATCGGCCGCGAACTCGATGCCATCCGCGACCGCGTGGTGGCCGACCTCGGCACCGCCGATCGCGACTACATCCTGCGCGTGGTCCGCACCCAGCGTCGCCTCGAGCTGGCCGGCCGCGGGCTCATGTTCCTCGGCTTCCTGCCCCCGGCCTGGCTGGCCGGCGTCGCGGCGCTGAGCGCGTCCAAGATCCTCGACAACATGGAGATCGGCCACAACGTCATGCACGGCCAGTACGACTGGATGCGCGACGACATGCTCCACTCCTCGAGCTTCGAGTGGGACAACGTGTGCCCGTCCGACCAGTGGCGGCACTCGCACAACTACATGCACCACACGTACACCAACATCCTCGACCTCGACCGCGACATCGGCTACGGCCTGCTGCGGATGGAGTACGAGCAGAAGTGGAACCCGCTACGTCTGGGCAACCCCTTGTACGCGTTCGCGCTGATGATGCTGTTCGAGTGGGGCGTGATGATGCACGACCTCGAGTACGACAACGTCCTCAAGGGCAAGCGCAAGTGGTCCGACGTCAAGGGGCTGCTGACCGGCTGGTGGAACAAGGTCCGCGGCCAGGTGGCGAAGGACTACATCGTGCACCCTGCGCTGACGGGGCCGCTGTTCCCGCTGACGTTCGCCGGCAACCTCACCGCCAACCTCGTGCGCAACGTGTGGGCGTTCTCGGTGATCTTCTGCGGCCACTTCCCGTCCGGCGCCCAGGTGTTCACTCAGGAGGAGACGGCCGAGGAGACCCGCGGCGAGTGGTACGTCCGGCAGATGCTCGGTTCGGCCAACATCTCCGGGAGCCCGTTCATGCACCTGGCCACAGGAAACCTCTCGCACCAGATCGAGCACCACCTGTTCCCCGACCTGCCCGCACACCGCTACCCGGAGATCGCGGACGAGGTCCGCGCGATCTGCGAGGAGCACGGTCTGCCGTACACGACGGGCCCGTTGTGGAAGCAGGTCGCGAATGTGTGGTCCAAGATGTTCCGCCTCGCGCTGCCGCTGCCCCCCAAGGCGGAGGATGCACCGGCCGTCATCATCGAGCGCAGGAAGACTCCCGTCGCCGCCTGA